A region from the Aquimarina sp. ERC-38 genome encodes:
- a CDS encoding methyltransferase domain-containing protein, whose protein sequence is MKKNNLPADYWNKRYEEGRTGWNIGYASPAIIAYFDQVSDKNSSILIPGAGFGHEVVALYHKGFRHVHFMDYASEVVDAFKKEHPEFPEDQIIQKDFFSLEKTFDFIIEQTFFCALLPSQRPAYVNKIFQLLHGEGKLIGLFFNRIFEKDGPPFGATLDQYQNFFRSKFNIRTLAPCYNSIPERQGNELFFIFQKENKHQ, encoded by the coding sequence ATGAAGAAGAATAATCTACCTGCGGATTACTGGAATAAACGATATGAAGAAGGTCGTACCGGCTGGAACATTGGATATGCTTCACCTGCTATTATTGCCTATTTTGATCAGGTTAGTGATAAAAATAGTAGCATACTGATTCCCGGTGCAGGCTTTGGGCATGAAGTTGTCGCTCTTTACCATAAAGGGTTTCGTCATGTACATTTTATGGATTATGCTTCAGAAGTAGTGGATGCATTTAAAAAAGAACATCCTGAATTTCCGGAAGATCAAATCATACAAAAAGATTTCTTTTCGTTAGAAAAAACCTTCGATTTTATTATAGAACAAACATTCTTCTGCGCATTACTTCCTTCGCAAAGACCTGCATATGTAAATAAAATATTTCAATTGCTTCATGGCGAAGGAAAACTCATCGGACTTTTTTTTAACCGTATTTTCGAAAAGGATGGTCCACCTTTTGGAGCAACCTTAGACCAATATCAGAATTTTTTTCGGTCAAAATTTAATATACGAACGCTAGCACCTTGTTATAATTCGATTCCGGAGCGACAGGGTAACGAATTGTTCTTTATCTTTCAAAAGGAAAACAAACATCAGTAA
- a CDS encoding phosphoribosyltransferase domain-containing protein: protein MDTKNHQTILNHHQIQHKIRRIAYQIYESNINEQEVILAGIAENGFIFAQRLHEILTKISSIQYQLCKVQIEKSAPLANIKTSLPPDAYQNKSVVLADDVLNSGTTLIYGVKHFLEVPLKQFKTAVLVNRNHKKYPVKADFKGISLSTSLQEHVDILFGEEDVAILK, encoded by the coding sequence ATGGATACAAAAAACCATCAAACCATATTAAACCATCATCAAATTCAGCATAAAATCCGAAGAATTGCCTATCAAATCTACGAAAGTAATATTAATGAGCAGGAAGTGATCCTGGCAGGTATTGCTGAAAACGGTTTTATTTTTGCCCAAAGGTTACATGAAATCCTTACTAAAATCTCTTCGATTCAATACCAGCTTTGTAAGGTGCAAATAGAAAAGTCAGCCCCCTTAGCAAATATAAAAACCTCCCTACCGCCAGATGCCTATCAAAATAAATCCGTGGTGCTGGCAGATGATGTTTTAAATTCCGGGACTACTTTAATCTACGGAGTGAAACACTTTCTGGAAGTCCCTTTAAAACAGTTTAAAACTGCGGTATTGGTAAATCGTAATCATAAAAAGTATCCGGTAAAAGCAGATTTTAAAGGTATCTCCCTCTCAACTTCACTGCAAGAACATGTTGACATCCTTTTTGGAGAAGAAGATGTAGCCATTTTAAAATAA
- a CDS encoding shikimate kinase has protein sequence MNIVLIGYMGSGKTSVGNLLAEKLDFSFQDLDQFIEENEKITVPEIFKKKSEVYFRKKEAFYLKELLSKSTKSIISLGGGTPCFGTNMDSIKADTQSKSIYLEASIGELANRLFPFKTSRPLIAHLQTKTELEEFIAKHLFERAYYYNQCDFKIKTDGKEIDTLVNEISDLF, from the coding sequence ATGAATATTGTTTTAATCGGATATATGGGTAGTGGAAAAACATCAGTAGGTAACCTATTAGCTGAAAAGCTAGATTTTTCTTTTCAGGACCTGGATCAGTTTATTGAAGAAAATGAAAAGATTACCGTACCTGAGATTTTTAAGAAGAAAAGCGAAGTATATTTTAGAAAAAAAGAAGCATTCTATTTAAAAGAACTTCTTTCAAAAAGTACAAAAAGTATTATTTCACTAGGTGGGGGAACTCCTTGCTTCGGTACGAACATGGATAGTATTAAAGCAGATACACAGAGTAAAAGTATTTACCTGGAAGCTTCGATTGGAGAGTTAGCAAACCGCTTATTTCCGTTTAAAACAAGCCGTCCGTTGATTGCACACCTTCAAACTAAAACAGAACTGGAAGAATTTATTGCAAAACACCTTTTTGAACGTGCTTATTATTATAATCAATGTGATTTTAAAATTAAAACGGATGGAAAAGAAATAGATACCTTGGTCAACGAAATTAGTGACTTATTTTAA
- a CDS encoding TonB-dependent receptor, with protein MYLFRSIQKNISFIAMPFCFLKSNLLLFLVFLYVCLPVIAQEKEEETIQTERVIVVKPYTPTISDAFKVKATPVLEDSIVQNKKEITYSIFSVPVASTFTPAKGKAENIDPPKKIPLFDNYATLGVGNYTSALAEFYSNFQVSRTDNIGVYLHHNSSQGGIDDVRLDDKFYNTFLDANYTSRTKDFTYGFEAGVEHQLYNWYGLPDIPVVSNEELSMIDPQQNYFGAKLGGKFIFEDLIFKNVKLDYRYFGDALSSRENRFIANSTLAFELEATRITTDVHIDFLKGNFERELQTGIENNYQILNLGVQPSFQIVKDDLSLDIGAEVVYSVDSQREENNLYFYPKVTASYRLINDLFIGYGGLEGGLYQNSYRDAVQTNPFVSPDLVLTPTHQQLEAYVGIKGKISDIISYNVRGSFQTEEDKPLFIHNIENRGSSIRNREGFDYGNSFSYRYDDIQTVSAYAELNFDINRKFKLGVTGDFYSYETDNEEKAWNLPEIKISISSNYQINEQWSAGAQLFYVGERFEVDNTINFNNNEPQPFVTIDSYLDANLNIGYRINEQWSVFAKGNNLLGNMYERWLHYPVQGIQVLGGVTYKFNW; from the coding sequence ATGTATTTATTTCGAAGCATCCAAAAAAATATAAGTTTTATTGCCATGCCTTTCTGTTTTTTAAAAAGTAACCTACTTCTTTTTTTAGTTTTTTTATATGTATGCCTACCAGTCATTGCACAGGAAAAAGAAGAAGAAACCATACAAACCGAAAGGGTCATTGTAGTTAAACCTTATACCCCTACTATTAGTGATGCTTTTAAGGTGAAAGCTACCCCGGTTCTTGAAGATTCTATCGTTCAAAATAAAAAAGAAATTACGTATAGCATTTTTTCTGTTCCGGTAGCCTCGACCTTTACTCCTGCAAAAGGAAAAGCTGAAAATATTGACCCTCCCAAAAAAATTCCGCTATTTGATAATTATGCTACTTTGGGCGTTGGCAACTATACTTCTGCATTAGCTGAATTTTATAGTAACTTCCAAGTGAGCAGGACAGATAATATAGGGGTGTACCTGCATCATAATTCTTCACAAGGGGGGATTGATGATGTGAGATTAGATGATAAATTTTATAATACTTTTTTGGACGCCAATTATACTTCTAGAACTAAAGACTTTACCTATGGGTTTGAGGCAGGGGTAGAACACCAGTTATACAACTGGTACGGATTACCTGATATCCCGGTAGTATCTAATGAAGAATTATCAATGATTGATCCGCAGCAGAATTATTTTGGTGCTAAACTAGGGGGGAAATTTATATTTGAAGATTTGATTTTTAAAAATGTAAAGCTTGATTACCGGTACTTTGGCGATGCCTTATCTTCTCGTGAAAATCGTTTTATAGCTAATTCTACTTTAGCTTTTGAATTAGAAGCCACTCGGATTACTACGGATGTACACATTGACTTTTTAAAAGGAAATTTTGAAAGGGAATTACAAACGGGTATTGAAAATAACTATCAAATCCTGAATTTAGGGGTTCAGCCTTCCTTCCAAATTGTAAAAGATGATTTATCTCTTGATATCGGAGCTGAAGTGGTGTATAGTGTAGATAGTCAACGCGAAGAAAACAACCTGTATTTCTACCCAAAGGTAACCGCTTCTTATCGGTTAATCAATGATTTATTTATCGGGTACGGAGGTCTGGAAGGGGGTTTGTATCAAAATTCATATAGAGACGCTGTACAAACCAACCCTTTTGTTTCCCCTGATCTGGTATTAACACCCACACATCAACAATTGGAAGCCTACGTAGGCATCAAAGGAAAAATCTCTGATATTATTAGTTATAATGTAAGAGGATCTTTTCAAACGGAAGAAGATAAACCTCTTTTTATCCATAATATAGAAAATAGGGGAAGTAGTATAAGAAATAGAGAAGGTTTTGATTACGGAAATTCGTTTTCATATCGATACGATGATATACAAACAGTTTCCGCTTACGCCGAATTAAATTTTGATATCAATCGAAAATTTAAACTTGGAGTAACCGGAGATTTTTATAGTTATGAGACTGATAACGAAGAAAAAGCATGGAACCTTCCCGAAATAAAAATTTCAATCTCGTCTAACTATCAAATCAATGAACAGTGGTCTGCGGGGGCTCAGCTATTTTACGTAGGAGAACGCTTTGAAGTGGATAATACCATTAATTTTAATAATAACGAACCACAACCTTTTGTTACCATTGATAGTTATCTGGATGCAAATCTAAATATTGGGTACCGTATTAACGAGCAATGGTCCGTATTTGCTAAAGGGAATAATTTATTAGGAAACATGTACGAGCGCTGGTTACATTATCCGGTACAAGGCATTCAGGTACTAGGCGGGGTTACTTATAAATTTAACTGGTAG
- a CDS encoding tetratricopeptide repeat protein, producing MIRTSIISFLFFFFFILSNAQQSAVYTNKLVHFNQALDLYNNKQFLAAQNLFDDVKDNVEDENIEAECTYYIANCAVWLNQKGADELMENFVQEYPTSIKRNAAYLDVANYYFDNGKYAFARKWYERVDTSTMSRKQKETFNFNNGYAYFKIQRFNEAQKFLTQVEESEEYGAKAKYYLGFIAYEGDNYQEADKLFDEVKDLDTYNKNLSYFQSDMNFKSGDFEGAIKEGLTQLPNAKPQEKSELNKIIGESYFNLGQYDKAIPYLKAYKGRKGKWNNTDYYLLGYAFYKQGQYEEAISEFNKIVGGDNATAQNAYYHLAESYLETNKKQEALNAFKNASEMTFDAKIKEDATYNYAKLSYEIGNPYESIPVIISNYLKTYPDTERKDELNELLINSYITTKNYKAAMDLLENSKNQDDQSIYQKVAFLRGIELYNNTDYQEAIVYFDKSLTQPVVPEFQAKSQYWKGESYYLLGDYKRALENLVQFTELPVSGKVRESEAIAYHLGYTLFKLKDYAKAIQQFEYYQKKMDEEDEKALDTYLRLGDCYFISSDYWPAMKFYNAAIQKGGANVDYAYYQKAISYGFVGKNDQKISDLDVFIKKYPGSNYKDDALFALGDTYISEDKVQDGIATYDRIIKETPKSSYVPKAMLKQGLVYYNKDQGDRALTKFKKVVAEFPGTEEAIQAVNTARLIYVDTGRTDEYASWVKGLSFVDVTDADLDNTTFEAAEKQYVENNSNAAITGFQKYLADFPNGLHALASNFYLAQLYFQQDEKQDAIRHYQFVLDKERTNYTEQAAARLAQIYLENKDYESSIPVLQRLEETADFPQNIVFAQSNLMKALYQRLDYDQTVAYAEKVLANTNIENDIKSDAQIFIARAAFQTGDKVKSKTAYTKVEKIAKGALAAEALYYKAYFLNEAGEFKTSNETVQLLAKDYAAYREFGAKGLILMAQNFYSLGDAYQATYILDSVIKNFSDFPQVVDNAQFQLTAIKAEEAKTNSSIQTKG from the coding sequence ATGATTAGGACAAGTATTATATCTTTTCTATTTTTCTTCTTTTTTATACTTAGCAACGCACAACAGTCAGCGGTTTATACAAATAAACTGGTACATTTTAACCAGGCGTTGGATCTTTATAATAATAAGCAATTCCTGGCGGCTCAAAACCTTTTTGACGACGTTAAAGATAATGTAGAAGATGAAAACATTGAAGCAGAATGTACATATTATATTGCCAATTGTGCCGTCTGGCTAAACCAAAAAGGGGCTGACGAACTTATGGAGAATTTTGTGCAGGAATATCCGACCAGTATTAAAAGAAACGCGGCATACCTGGATGTAGCTAATTATTATTTTGATAATGGGAAGTATGCTTTTGCAAGAAAATGGTACGAAAGAGTAGACACCAGTACCATGAGTAGAAAACAGAAAGAAACATTTAATTTTAATAATGGCTACGCATATTTTAAAATTCAACGTTTTAATGAAGCACAAAAATTCCTTACCCAGGTAGAAGAATCCGAAGAATACGGAGCAAAGGCTAAATATTATTTGGGTTTTATAGCCTATGAGGGAGACAATTACCAGGAAGCTGACAAATTATTTGACGAGGTTAAAGACCTGGATACCTATAACAAAAATCTGTCTTATTTTCAAAGTGATATGAACTTTAAGTCAGGCGATTTTGAAGGTGCGATTAAAGAGGGTTTGACGCAATTACCCAATGCAAAACCCCAGGAAAAATCAGAACTTAATAAGATTATTGGTGAAAGTTATTTTAACCTGGGCCAGTACGATAAAGCCATCCCGTATTTAAAGGCCTACAAAGGAAGAAAAGGAAAATGGAACAATACGGATTACTATTTATTAGGGTATGCTTTTTACAAGCAAGGGCAATATGAAGAAGCGATTTCTGAATTTAATAAAATCGTAGGTGGGGATAATGCCACCGCACAAAACGCCTACTACCATCTCGCCGAGTCTTATTTAGAAACCAATAAAAAACAAGAAGCCTTAAATGCTTTTAAGAATGCTTCAGAAATGACATTTGATGCAAAAATAAAAGAAGATGCTACCTATAATTACGCAAAATTAAGTTATGAGATCGGGAATCCCTATGAAAGTATTCCGGTGATTATATCTAATTACCTAAAAACTTATCCGGATACGGAACGAAAAGACGAATTGAACGAGTTGTTAATTAATTCGTACATCACTACTAAAAATTATAAAGCAGCCATGGATTTGCTGGAAAATAGCAAAAACCAGGATGATCAGAGTATTTATCAGAAAGTTGCTTTTTTAAGAGGGATTGAATTATATAATAATACGGATTATCAGGAAGCCATTGTGTATTTCGACAAATCATTAACGCAACCTGTGGTTCCTGAATTTCAGGCAAAAAGTCAGTACTGGAAAGGGGAAAGCTATTATCTGCTGGGGGATTACAAAAGGGCATTAGAGAACCTGGTGCAATTTACAGAGCTTCCGGTATCAGGAAAGGTTAGAGAATCGGAAGCCATTGCTTACCATCTGGGGTATACCCTTTTTAAGTTAAAAGACTATGCAAAGGCGATCCAGCAGTTTGAGTATTATCAAAAGAAGATGGACGAGGAAGATGAAAAAGCTTTGGATACGTATTTACGGTTGGGGGATTGTTACTTTATCAGTAGTGATTATTGGCCTGCCATGAAATTTTATAATGCGGCTATCCAAAAAGGAGGCGCTAATGTGGATTATGCCTATTATCAAAAAGCAATCAGCTATGGTTTTGTCGGTAAAAATGATCAGAAAATAAGTGATTTGGATGTATTTATTAAAAAGTACCCTGGTTCAAATTATAAAGATGATGCTTTGTTTGCTTTAGGTGACACCTATATTTCAGAAGATAAAGTACAGGATGGGATTGCTACCTATGACCGAATTATCAAAGAAACCCCTAAAAGTTCGTATGTGCCAAAAGCTATGCTAAAACAAGGTTTGGTTTATTACAATAAAGACCAGGGGGATCGGGCATTAACAAAATTTAAGAAGGTAGTTGCTGAATTTCCGGGAACCGAAGAAGCGATCCAGGCGGTAAATACGGCTCGTCTGATTTATGTAGATACGGGTCGGACGGATGAATATGCCAGTTGGGTGAAAGGTTTATCCTTTGTGGATGTTACTGATGCTGATCTGGACAATACCACTTTTGAAGCCGCAGAAAAACAATATGTAGAAAACAATTCAAACGCGGCAATTACCGGTTTTCAAAAGTATTTAGCTGATTTTCCGAATGGATTACATGCACTGGCCAGTAACTTTTATTTGGCACAACTCTATTTTCAGCAAGATGAAAAGCAAGACGCGATCAGGCATTACCAGTTTGTATTAGATAAAGAACGAACAAATTATACAGAGCAGGCAGCAGCCAGGTTGGCGCAGATTTACCTGGAAAATAAGGACTACGAATCATCGATTCCGGTGCTACAACGACTAGAAGAAACAGCTGATTTTCCTCAAAATATTGTTTTTGCACAATCCAACTTAATGAAAGCTCTTTATCAGAGATTAGATTATGACCAAACCGTAGCTTACGCTGAAAAAGTGTTGGCCAATACTAATATCGAAAATGACATAAAAAGTGATGCTCAAATTTTTATCGCTCGTGCCGCTTTTCAGACCGGAGATAAAGTCAAGTCAAAAACTGCTTATACCAAGGTTGAAAAAATAGCAAAAGGGGCATTAGCTGCCGAAGCTTTATACTACAAAGCTTATTTTCTTAATGAAGCGGGCGAATTTAAAACTTCTAATGAAACTGTACAGTTATTGGCTAAGGACTATGCGGCTTACCGGGAATTTGGTGCAAAAGGACTGATTTTAATGGCTCAAAATTTTTATAGTCTGGGCGATGCATACCAGGCTACTTATATTCTGGATAGTGTCATTAAAAACTTCTCGGATTTTCCTCAAGTGGTGGATAATGCGCAGTTCCAATTAACGGCTATCAAAGCAGAAGAAGCCAAAACTAATTCATCTATTCAAACCAAAGGGTAA
- a CDS encoding WD40/YVTN/BNR-like repeat-containing protein encodes MKFLALLICSLFFSTLLQSQDKVSIPLKMTSILQDSIRIRALIVQEEGMYYAGTQGKYGFVPYQITDDIHIGAVEKFQMKNDTLEFRAIAANTSHLFLLSIGSPAYLFKIDKKSKKCKLVYTDQNPGAFYDSMQFYNDQEGIAMGDPTDSCISVITTRDGGNSWSKIPCNRLPKVVKGEAAFAASDTNIAIVGDNTWLLSGGKVTRVYYSKDKGKSWDVFSTPLKKGKPTTGGYSIDFYDATTGFIIGGDYTNPWNTKRNKAMTMDGGKTWSLTANKKLPNYKSCIQYTPNSKARVLTAVGFTGIDVSTDGGMNWHHLSDQSFYTLRFINKDYAVAAGRNVLSLLRFSSN; translated from the coding sequence ATGAAATTTTTAGCACTACTTATTTGCTCTTTATTTTTCTCTACTCTTTTACAAAGTCAGGACAAGGTATCGATACCACTTAAAATGACTTCCATCTTACAAGATAGTATACGGATTCGGGCATTGATTGTACAAGAAGAAGGTATGTATTATGCAGGTACTCAAGGTAAATACGGATTTGTTCCTTATCAAATAACTGACGATATCCATATAGGAGCAGTAGAAAAATTTCAAATGAAGAATGATACTTTAGAATTTAGGGCTATTGCAGCAAATACATCTCATCTCTTTTTATTAAGCATCGGTAGCCCAGCTTATCTTTTTAAGATAGATAAGAAGTCAAAGAAATGTAAATTAGTATATACTGATCAAAATCCCGGGGCTTTTTATGACTCTATGCAGTTTTATAATGATCAAGAAGGAATTGCGATGGGGGATCCTACTGATAGTTGTATATCTGTCATCACCACCCGGGACGGTGGGAATAGCTGGTCAAAAATACCATGCAACCGCTTACCCAAAGTGGTAAAAGGAGAAGCCGCTTTTGCTGCCAGCGATACGAATATCGCTATTGTAGGCGATAACACTTGGCTGCTAAGTGGAGGCAAAGTAACCCGGGTTTATTATTCTAAAGATAAAGGTAAGTCCTGGGATGTATTTTCAACACCCCTTAAAAAAGGAAAACCGACTACCGGAGGATATTCAATTGATTTTTATGATGCTACTACAGGATTTATCATAGGAGGTGACTATACTAACCCCTGGAATACAAAACGTAATAAGGCAATGACTATGGACGGAGGCAAAACCTGGAGCTTAACCGCTAATAAGAAATTACCTAATTATAAAAGTTGTATACAATACACGCCTAATTCAAAAGCCAGGGTACTCACTGCAGTCGGATTTACTGGTATAGATGTATCAACAGATGGCGGAATGAACTGGCATCATCTTAGTGATCAGTCTTTTTATACGCTTCGTTTTATCAATAAAGATTATGCCGTAGCTGCCGGAAGAAATGTGTTATCCTTGCTACGTTTTAGTAGTAATTAG
- a CDS encoding RsmB/NOP family class I SAM-dependent RNA methyltransferase, producing the protein MRLHRNLVFAVIDGLHQIFNEEKYADKVVQKLLKRDKRWGSRDRGFVAETTYEIVRWKRLYTEIAEVKAPFSRENLWRLFAVWATLRGIALPDWKQIEPTPQRRIKGKFDELQRTRKFRESIPDWLDALGEKELGTLWTEEIAALNEQAPVILRVNTLQSDLKKVKGLLFDEDILTEAIPGLPNALQLKERANVFSTEAFKNGYFEVQDASSQMVAGYLDVQPGQRVVDTCAGAGGKSLHLAALMENKGQIIAMDIYENKLKELKRRAKRAGAHNMETRPIHSNKDIKKLYNKADRVLIDAPCSGLGVLRRNPDAKWKMTPEFLIEVKKVQQDILQNYSKMVKDEGNLVYATCSILPSENQEQVKTFLKSEAGSEFTLIKDKKILCSKTGQDGFYMALLKRKTK; encoded by the coding sequence ATGCGATTACATAGAAATTTAGTGTTTGCGGTTATTGACGGATTGCATCAAATTTTTAATGAAGAAAAGTACGCAGATAAGGTAGTTCAGAAACTATTAAAGCGTGATAAAAGATGGGGATCGAGGGATCGTGGTTTTGTTGCCGAAACCACCTATGAAATCGTTAGATGGAAACGTTTGTATACAGAAATTGCCGAAGTAAAAGCACCCTTTTCAAGAGAAAACCTATGGCGTTTATTTGCCGTTTGGGCTACACTTCGGGGTATTGCATTACCCGACTGGAAACAGATCGAACCTACCCCGCAACGACGAATTAAAGGGAAGTTTGACGAATTACAAAGAACCCGAAAATTTCGCGAGTCCATACCGGATTGGCTAGATGCCCTGGGTGAAAAAGAACTGGGTACACTCTGGACTGAAGAGATTGCTGCCCTTAACGAACAAGCTCCCGTCATACTACGAGTGAATACTCTACAAAGTGATTTAAAAAAGGTGAAAGGTCTGCTTTTTGACGAAGATATACTTACCGAAGCTATTCCTGGTTTACCAAATGCATTGCAACTAAAAGAACGTGCTAATGTTTTTTCTACGGAAGCTTTTAAAAACGGTTATTTTGAGGTTCAGGATGCTTCTTCTCAGATGGTAGCAGGTTATCTGGATGTACAACCTGGTCAACGGGTAGTGGATACGTGTGCCGGAGCCGGGGGTAAATCACTACACTTAGCTGCTCTGATGGAAAATAAAGGGCAGATTATTGCCATGGATATCTATGAAAATAAATTGAAGGAACTAAAACGCCGTGCTAAACGGGCAGGAGCACATAATATGGAAACCCGTCCGATCCATAGCAATAAAGACATTAAGAAATTATACAATAAAGCAGACCGGGTGTTAATTGACGCACCTTGTAGCGGACTCGGAGTTTTACGGAGAAATCCGGATGCTAAATGGAAAATGACCCCTGAATTTCTAATTGAAGTCAAAAAAGTGCAACAGGATATCCTACAAAACTACAGTAAAATGGTAAAAGACGAAGGTAATCTGGTATACGCAACCTGCTCCATTCTCCCTTCTGAAAATCAGGAACAAGTAAAAACCTTTTTAAAATCTGAGGCAGGGTCTGAATTCACCTTAATAAAAGACAAAAAAATACTTTGTTCCAAAACCGGACAAGATGGTTTTTATATGGCATTACTCAAAAGAAAAACAAAGTAA
- a CDS encoding endonuclease: protein MKILYTLFSLCILHTPLLYSQQPYYDDVDLTKTKDELFEELANKVKNTHVNFLSYTPGIWEASKKTDIDPINPEEVILIYGFEDGNDTTINNDRTRDKDRNGGGNGEWNREHTYPRSLGNPNLGSEGPGSDAHHLRPSDIQRNANRGNRKFAVGQGSSGTTSQGFWYPGDEWKGDVARMMLYMYLRYGDRCLPKNVAIGTENPFDENMIDLLLDWNTEDPVSLLEDNRNTYHDSNATYAQGNRNPFIDNPYLATLIWGGTPAQDRWNLMTDDTIAPSVPQNLKAVIIEATQVSLQWEASTDENGVFKYNVHSEGKIISTSGTTSTTLQNLQENTEYIFSVSAEDQAGNQSDKSDSIKVTTRFEDILLLNEDFNDCNTVARNFIIYSEASDKDWFCSDTRGLDDSGAYAINGFRQDEPSRDWLITKNGFDFKNIQEPKISFFLKYQFGNTPLEFLYSTTYNGDGDPTNYEWKSIPNVKLPSDFSQSEQTMQVDQVAISEITGDKTYFAFRYYSTEAPTRYFLDNFKLSSTNVLSTSFVLNPQSDVMVVYSNPKDTLTSIQIKKKISDFNVFNVRGEKVFSKNTLQKGRISLPNLTKGLYFIHGKHKNTKIYQKFIIN from the coding sequence ATGAAAATTTTATATACCCTATTTAGCCTTTGTATATTACATACTCCTTTATTATATAGCCAACAACCTTATTATGATGATGTAGACCTTACCAAAACAAAAGATGAATTGTTTGAAGAACTCGCTAACAAGGTTAAAAATACACATGTAAACTTTTTAAGTTATACTCCCGGAATTTGGGAAGCCAGTAAAAAAACAGATATTGATCCAATTAATCCGGAAGAGGTAATTCTTATTTATGGTTTTGAGGATGGTAATGATACGACTATCAATAATGACCGAACCCGGGATAAGGACAGAAACGGCGGGGGTAACGGCGAATGGAACCGGGAGCATACCTATCCCCGGTCTTTAGGAAACCCGAATTTAGGTTCGGAAGGACCAGGCTCAGATGCACATCATCTGAGGCCATCTGACATCCAACGAAATGCCAACCGGGGAAACCGAAAATTTGCTGTGGGTCAGGGTTCTTCCGGTACGACTTCACAAGGTTTTTGGTATCCGGGAGATGAATGGAAAGGGGATGTAGCCCGAATGATGTTGTATATGTACTTGCGGTACGGAGACCGGTGTTTACCCAAAAATGTTGCCATAGGAACAGAAAATCCCTTTGATGAAAATATGATTGACCTTCTTCTGGACTGGAATACAGAAGACCCGGTGAGTCTTTTAGAAGATAACAGAAATACCTACCATGATTCAAATGCTACCTATGCTCAGGGAAACCGAAATCCGTTTATTGATAATCCGTACTTAGCTACTCTTATCTGGGGAGGTACTCCTGCGCAGGATCGTTGGAATTTAATGACGGACGATACGATAGCACCGTCAGTTCCACAAAACCTGAAGGCAGTTATAATTGAAGCTACTCAGGTAAGCCTTCAATGGGAAGCTTCAACAGATGAAAATGGGGTATTTAAATACAACGTACATTCTGAAGGTAAAATTATCTCCACAAGCGGAACTACATCTACCACTCTTCAAAATCTACAGGAAAATACCGAATATATTTTTAGCGTTTCAGCAGAAGATCAGGCCGGTAATCAATCTGATAAAAGTGATTCGATAAAAGTTACTACACGTTTTGAAGACATTCTATTATTGAATGAAGATTTTAATGACTGTAATACGGTAGCCCGTAATTTTATCATTTATAGTGAAGCCAGCGATAAAGACTGGTTTTGTTCAGATACAAGAGGTCTTGATGATTCCGGTGCATACGCCATTAACGGATTTAGACAAGACGAACCTAGTCGGGACTGGTTAATTACCAAAAATGGATTTGATTTTAAAAATATACAAGAACCTAAGATAAGTTTCTTTTTAAAATATCAATTTGGCAATACCCCCCTGGAATTTCTATACAGTACTACGTATAATGGAGATGGCGACCCGACTAATTATGAATGGAAATCGATTCCTAACGTGAAGCTTCCTTCAGATTTTTCACAATCTGAACAAACAATGCAAGTAGATCAGGTAGCTATTAGTGAAATTACAGGAGACAAAACATATTTCGCCTTTAGATATTATAGCACTGAAGCTCCTACTCGCTATTTTCTGGATAATTTTAAACTTAGTAGTACAAACGTATTAAGTACATCTTTCGTTTTAAACCCGCAATCAGATGTAATGGTTGTTTACTCAAATCCTAAAGATACCTTGACCTCTATTCAGATCAAAAAGAAGATTTCGGACTTTAACGTATTTAATGTTCGGGGTGAAAAAGTTTTTTCAAAAAACACGCTACAAAAAGGGCGTATTTCTTTACCCAACTTAACAAAAGGTTTGTATTTTATACATGGCAAACATAAGAATACCAAAATTTATCAGAAATTTATAATTAACTAG